A window of the Brassica napus cultivar Da-Ae chromosome A2, Da-Ae, whole genome shotgun sequence genome harbors these coding sequences:
- the LOC106367209 gene encoding cinnamoyl-CoA reductase-like SNL6 gives MRIVRSSEKFSAELKEFMCAAVQRRRDDDGFRGSRGGKSRNAMDLDSDNGNRLVCVTGGVSYLGRAIVKRLLVHGYSVRIVVDCPEDKEKVSEMEADAETASFGNRITSVVSRLTETESLIKAFDGCDGVFHTAAFVDPAGISGYSKSMAELEAKVSENVIEACTRTGSVRKCVFTSSLLACALKDNSLNDLDHSIINEESWSDEQLCVHNKLWYALGKLKAEKAAWRIADSKGLKLATICPALITGPDFFQLNSTSTLAYLKGAKDMYRNRLLATMDVNRLAKVHVRLWEGLGNKTAFGRYICFDTILSKDGAEKLAKDIGAQIEKICGSSDDSEENAETSSTPQISDKKLLDLMSRTLRSCYHES, from the exons ATGAGGATTGTACGTTCTTCGGAGAAGTTCTCGGCGGAGCTAAAGGAGTTCATGTGCGCCGCTGTGCAGAGGAGGAGAGACGACGATGGTTTCCGAGGCTCCAGAGGTGGTAAGTCAAGAAATGCGATGGATCTTGATTCCGACAACGGAAACAGATTGGTTTGTGTTACCGGCGGTGTTTCTTACCTTGGTCGCGCCATTGTCAAGCGTCTTCTTGTTCATGGATACTCCGTGAGAATCGTTGTTGATTGTCCAG AGGACAAAGAGAAAGTGAGTGAGATGGAAGCTGATGCTGAAACGGCGTCGTTTGGCAACAGGATTACGTCAGTGGTATCACGGTTAACAGAGACAGAGAGTTTGATTAAAGCGTTCGACGGTTGTGATGGCGTTTTCCACACCGCAGCATTTGTCGATCCAGCTGGGATCTCTGGTTACTCG AAATCAATGGCGGAGTTAGAAGCAAAAGTGAGTGAAAATGTAATAGAAGCATGTACAAGAACAGGGTCAGTGAGAAAATGCGTCTTCACATCATCTCTCTTAGCATGTGCTTTGAAAGACAATTCCCTTAACGATCTTGATCACTCTATTATCAATGAAGAAAGCTGGAGCGATGAACAGCTCTGCGTCCATAATAAG CTTTGGTATGCACTTGGAAAATTGAAAGCCGAGAAAGCTGCTTGGAGAATCGCAGATTCAAAAGGATTAAAGCTTGCCACTATCTGTCCTGCTCTTATCACTGGTCCTGACTTCTTCCAACTTAACTCCACTTCAACCTTGGCTTATCTCAAAG GAGCAAAAGATATGTACCGCAACAGATTATTAGCTACAATGGATGTGAATCGGTTGGCTAAAGTTCACGTCCGTTTATGGGAAGGTTTGGGTAATAAAACCGCCTTTGGTAGATACATTTGTTTCGATACCATTCTCTCAAAAGATGGTGCGGAAAAGCTTGCTAAAGATATTGGTGCTCAAATCGAAAAGATTTGCGGTAGTAGCGACGATTCTGAAGAAAACGCAGAAACTTCATCTACTCCTCAAATATCAGACAAAAAGCTTTTAGATCTTATGTCAAGAACTCTACGAAGTTGCTATCATGAAAGTTAG